The DNA window GCATCCTTCGGATAGACTTCCGAGTGCCAGTGCGGGTAGCCGCCCGAGCCCCGGATGTACTTCTGCACGTTGAGGTAGCCGTAGCGGTAGAAGTAGCCCACGAGCTGATCCAGCAACGGGTCTCCCAGGGCGGCGAAGTTCTCCTCCGTCAGCGCCACGCGCTTGCCCGTCTTGGGGTCCATCACCGCCGGGGAGACGGCGCCAATCAGGGTGTACAGGTACTTGCGCAGGTAGCTTCGCAGCGGCGGGAAGGTGCGGTCCATCAGCACGCGGACCAGGTCCTCCCACTCCGGCGTGAGGTTCATGCACAGGTCGTAGCTGTCCTTCTTGGTGGTATCCACGCCGTGGCCGATGCGGCCCCGCTGCACGTGGGAGCTCCGGTTGAACCGGTCGATGATGTCCTGGCACAGCTTGGGGTCCAGCACACCGTCGTGAATCTCGATGAAGTCGGTCATGGGGAGGGAGGCCGCGCGCCTGTGCCTCGATTATAAACGGCGCCCCCCCAGGGGGCCACCGAGGCGGGGAACGCGGCTGCTATAGTCGCGTGCCTCCGGAGGATCTCCCACCATGCGCCGCTTCCTCGCCCTGCTCGCCACCCTTGCCTGCACCGGGGGTTGCTCGTGCCAGGACAAGCCCCGCCCGCCCCCCGCGCCCCCGGTGGCCACCGCCCCAGCGCCCGCCCTCTCCGCCCCCGCCCTTCCTACCGCGCCGCCCATTCCGCCCGAGGCCATGGCGCTGCACATGCAGGGCCGCGCCCGGGGCCAGGAGGGCCAGTTCCCCGAGGCGCTCCAGTTCTTCCAGCAGGCCCAGGCGGCGGCCCCGGACTGGCTCATCCCCCTCTACGACACGGGCTACACGTACGTGCTCATGGGCGACACCGCCCAGGCCCTGGCCACCTTCGAGCAACTGGACGCGCGTGCCCCACGGGGCTTCTCCGAGAGCAAGAAGTTCCTCGACAGCCTGCGCCGCGAGAAGGCAGGCACCGTCCCGCCCGGCACCCTCCGGGACTTCCTGGCCCTGCGGCAACTGAGGGACCCGAAGCAGGCCCACCAGAAGCTGGTGGCCCTCACCCAGCGCGCGCCCCAGTTCGTCCCCGCCTGGCAGGAGCTGGCCATGGCCGAGGAGAACATCGCCAAGGCCCGCACGCTCGTGGAGAAGACGCTGGCCCTGAAGCCGGATGAGGAGACGCGTGGCCTGCTGCTCGTGCACCAGGCCACGCTCCTGCGCCGCGAGGGCCAGGAGGAGGAGGGCCAGAGGCGGCTGCGCGCGCTCGCGGAGGACCCTCAGCTCCCACCGAGCGTCACCGGGCTGGCGAAGGATCTCCAGCACACCCTGCCCGAGCGCCCGCCCGCCGCCCCGGCGCCCTGAAGTCCCGCGCCAGGCACTGGCCCCGGGGCGGGAGCCCCCCGCAAAGACACCGGGGACCGCGGCACGAAGCCACGATCCCCGGGAGCCTTCACAGAGAAAGCCGCTGAGTGATTACAGCGCCTTCTTGTTCAGCAGGTTGGTCGTGGTGCCCGACGGGGCGCCGGTGATCTTGCCGATGCTGGCGTTGGTCTTGATCCAGCTGTCGACGGTGGCCGAGGACGCGTCGCCGTAGGTGCCCTTGTAGAGCGCGCCCACGCCCGCCACGTGCGGCGAGGCCATCGAGGTGCCGCTGATGGTGTTGGTGCCGCTGTTGATCCAGGTGGAGGTGATGTCGGTGCCCGGCGCGAAGATGTCGATCAGGCTGCCGTAGTTGGAGTACGAGGCGCGCGCGTCGGTCTTCGTGGAGGCGCCCACCGTGGTGACGGCCGGGGCGCTCGCCGGCGAGAAGCCGCTGGCGTTGGCGTTGCTGTTGCCCGCGGCCACCGCGACGAACACGCCCGCGTTGGACAGGTTGGTGACCGCCGTGTTCACCGCCGAGGAGGCGCTGCCGCCGAGGCTCATGTTGGCCACCGCGGGCTTCACGTGGTTGGTCGTCACCCAGTTGATGCCGGCGATGACGCCCGAGTTGGAGCCGGAGCCCGAGCAGTTCAGCACGCGCACCGCGCGCAGCTTGACGCCCTTGGCCACGCCGTAGGTGGCGCTGCCGATGGTGCCCGCCACGTGCGTGCCGTGGCCCTGGCAGTCATTGCCGTTCTGGCCGTCGCCGATCGCGTCGTAGCCCACCGCCGCGCGGCCACCGAACTGCGAGTGGTTGATCTGGATGCCCGTGTCGATGACGTAGGCCGTCACGTTGGAGGCGGTGGTGGTGTAGGTGTAGCTGTTGCTCAGCGGCAGGCTCACCTGGTCGATGCGGTCAATGCCCCACGTGGCGGGGGACTGGGTGACCTCGAGCTTCACCACCGCGTCCTCCTCGACGAACAGGACGTTGGCGTCCTTGCGGACCTCGGCCAGCTGCTCCGCGGTCAGGTCGGCGGCAAAGCCGTTGATGACGCTGTAGTTGTGGCGAGCCTGGATGCGCGAGGCGAGCGAGGCGCGGCGCAGACCGCCCTCCTGCTTCGTCACGACGATGTAGGAGCCCGGAATGGCCGTGCCGGCGGGGGCCAGCATCAGGGGGGCCTCGGTCTGGCTGATGTCCGAGCCGTCCATCATCTCGGCGTCGTTCAGCTCACCACCGCAAGCGGCCAGGGCCAGAGCAGTACCAAGGAAAAGCGTGTTGCGCACGGTCTTCATGGGGAACTCCTGAAACATCGGGGGATTGGGTGAAGCGCGCGCAAAGTACAGAAGAAGAATTTCTTACTCAAGCCCGAACTACGAGAAAACGAGTCTTTGCTCGTAACAATTTTTTACGCCGATACCGTGAATTGCCGGCCTGGCCGGGACACGCGCCCTTCCAGGCTCAGGTCCACAGGGCGGCCCAGTCGTCCCCCGGCCGGAACACCCGGGCCCCGTGCCGCTCGCACAGCGAGGCGTGGCGCAGGGCCGCGGGGCCGCCCACCCACACGGACACGCCCGGGGGCAGCGCGGCCATGAGCGCGCCCAGGGTCTGCTCGAAGGCGGCGGCGCCCGGGTCCGCCACCGCGGACAGCCCCACGAGGTGGGGGCGGAGCTGCGCCACCATGAGCCCCAGCTCCTTCACGGGCACGCGCGGGCCCAGCAGGCTCACCCGGAGGCCCGCGTGCCGCAGCCGCAGGGCGGTCCCCAGGAGCCCCACCTCGTGCTCCTCGTCCGGAAAGCACCCGAGCACCGCGTGCCGGTGCCCCGCGTTCTGCGGCGCCGCGTGCAGCAGGCTCACCAGCCGCGCCCGCACCACCTGGGACACCAGGTGCTCCTGGGCCACCGTCAACGTGCCCGCGTGCCAGCGGTCCCCTACCGCGCGCTGCAGCGGCGCCAGCACCTCGTCGAAGGCCTTGAGCGGCGGCAGCGCCGCCAGCACCTCGTCCAGCACCTGGGAGACGGCCACCTGGTCATAGCGCTCCGCCGCCGCCAACACCGCCTGGCGCCAGGCCTCCGGGCGCGGGCCTTCGCCAGGGTCCAGCAGGGGCGGAACTTCGGGGCCCTGGGCCGCCTCGCGCGAGGCCCACGCGGCGGCCTCGCGGATGGACATGCCCTCGGCGGTGAGCTGCTTCATCCGCCGCAGCAGCGCGACATCCTGCCCGGTGTAGACGCGGTAGCCCGCGGGCGTGCGCTGAGGGCGGGGCACGCCGTAGCGGCGCTCCCAGGCGCGGATCAGCTCCGCGCTGACACCCGACAGCTCCGCGGCGGTGTGGATGCGATAGGTGCGCTCGGCCATGCGGGCAGGGGGTTTCCGGTTCGAGTCCCTCGCGCCGCGGATCCACGGACGGGAGGTCCTCCGCATACCGGCGGCCCTCGCGTAACGCAACCGGGCATGCCCGGGGGCTCAGGCGCAGGCCTCCCGCTCAGGTGCCGTTGGGCGCGCCCCGGGCCTGCTGCCACAGCGCCATCAGCTCGCTGGCCGTCTCGGCGTACTGCGCCCCACACGAGAAGATGGCCTTGAGGTGCTCGCGCGCCCCCGGCCCCCCCGCCACCACCAGCACGGGGGCACAGGCCTGCACCGCCTCGCGCAGCACCTGCACCATCTCCTCCGGCTCCCGGCGGCGCACGAAGGAGAGCGCCACCAGGTCCGGGGCCACCTGCGCGCACGCGCTGTGCAGCGCCTCGGCGGGCGTGTCCGCGCCCAGCACCGTCACCCGCCAGCCCCGGCGCTTGAGGAACAGCCCCAGGGCCAGGAGGCCTCCCTCGTGGTGGTCCCGCGCCGGGCACGCGAGCACCGCCCGGGGGCCCTCCTGGCGCGAGCCCTCCGCGGCGAGGAGCGCGCTCAGCCGCTGGCGGATCAACGCCGAGGCCAGGTGCTCCCGGGCGATGTCCACCCGCTCCCCCATCTCCCGGAGCAGGGGCAGCAGCAGGCCCTCGCAGTACGTGTCCACGTCCATGGCGGCCTGGCCCTCGTCCAGCACGCGCAGCGCCTCGTCCGTGTCCATGCGCTTCGTCGCGGCCCAGAAGCGCTCCGAGAGCGTCCCCTCCGGGGGCAGCTCGCGCACGGGCAGGGCCTTCACCTGGGAGATGGCCTCGCTCACCGAGAGCCCCTCCTCGATGAACCTCGCCACCCGGCGGATGTTCTCCACCTCCTCGCGCGTGTAGGCGCGGTAGTTGTTCTCGCTGCGGTGCGGACGCGGAAAGCCGTAGCGCCGCTCCCACGCGCGCAGCGTGGCCTCGCGGATGCCGGTCAGCCGGGCGATGGTGCGGATGCGCAGCAGGCTCATGCCCGCATTCCCCGCACCGTGTCCCACCGCTCCGCCACCCCGCTGCCCCCCGACACCTTCAGGGTGAAGCCCTCCGGGCTCACAGCCGAGGCCACCCGCCGCACCACCGCCTCCAGCGAGGACTGGAACAGCGACAGGGGCCCGGGGCCGTGCGGAGGGCCCACCTCCACCAGCACCTCGGGCCGCTCGTGCTCGAAGAAGGCATAGCGGAACGCCACCGGCAGGCACTCCACCCGGCCTGCCCGCGCCAGCAGCTCCACGCCCCGCTCGAGCCGCAGCGGCAGCACGCCGAAGGGCCGGTGCTCCCCCTCGGGGAAGACGCCGATGACGGCCCGGGGCTTGCGCATCAGCTCGCGCGCGTAGCGCAGGGACTCCATCGCGGAGGCGGCCTCGCCCGGACGGATGCTGAAGGCCCCGATGCGCGCCAGGAAGCGGTAGCGCCGCAGGTTCTTCTCCTCCATCAGGCAGTACGCGTCCCACCCGGCCACCTGCCCGAGCTGGTGGAGCACGAAGCCATCCCACCAGTTCGAGTGGTTCATGTAGACGAGGCGGGCCTCGGGGCCCGCGGGCAGCGTGCCCCGCACCCACAGGCCCCGGAACATGGACCGGAACTTCCAGCCCACGTACCGGTCCAGCGCCCAGCCGAGTGGCCCTCCCTTCCGCGCGTGGATCAAGGCACCCGGGCCTCCCGCCGGTTCACCAGCGCCGTGAACAGGGACAGCCCCAGGGAGACCAGCACGCTGGTCATCAGGAAGAAGAGCACCTCTTCCAGGGGCACCATGCCCACGTACACGCCGAGGTGCTTGCCCTCGCCGAAGTTCCAGATGCCCGCGGCGATGGCCAGGTGGTCCGCCACCGACAGGTACACGCCGATGATGAAGGCCGGGGGCAGCACCGCCCGCAGCACCGCCCAGGAGCGCTCCCGGTAGTGGAAGAACAGCACCCCGAGCTGCATCAGGATGACGGGCAGGCCCCAGCCCAGCAGGTGGATGAGGTACGCCCAGCGGCCCTCCATCAGCCCGCTCATGGCGCCACCTCGCGCGGCTTCAGGGCCGTGCCCGCCTGGGTGGAGGCCACCGGCGCCTCCGCCCGCTCCGCCCCGGAGGGCGAGGCCGCGCGCGGCTGCGGCTCGCGGGCCAGCACGCGCATGAGCCGCGCCCGGGCCCAGAGCCCCACCAGCAGCGTCTGCAGGCCGAAGAAGAGGTACTCCTCCAGCGGCAGGTACCCCAGCTTGATGCCCCAGATGCGCTCGGGATCGAACCCCCACAGCCCCCACTTCACCGCCAGGTTGTCCCAGGGCGACGTCGCCGCGTACACGACGATGAGCAAGAGTCCCATCGGCGCCAGGCTCCGCGCCGTGAACGTCTTCCGGTAGCGCACCACCAGGAAGAGGATGGGCAGCACCACGAACACTCCCAGAAACCGTGCGTACGTCATCCCTGCCCTCCGCTCAACTCGGGCCACACCGGCGCCATCCGCCCCCCCCGCCGCAGCGCATAGGTCCGGCCGCGCCACGTCACCCGGGCCTGGCCCAGCGAGCGCATGAACGCCACCAGCAACAGCGCCTCGCCCAGCACCCAGGCGCCGAGCACCACCCCTGCCCCGGCCGGCGCGGCCTCTGCCTCACTCCCCTCCGGGGGCGCCGTCAGCACCGCCAGGCGCCAGGACAGCAGGGTGCGCACCCCCACCAGCACGCCCGTGGCCGCCGCCAGCACGCCCGAGCCCAGCACGGCGCTCAGCACCGCGAGCGGCAGGGTCGGCGTGAACAGCAGCGGCACCGTCGGGTACAGCCCCGGCCGGTGGCTGGCCAGCACCTGCATCCACCGGGTGAAGCGCTCCACCGCCGGGCGCCAGGAGACGAGGGGCGCCATCGGCACCAGCGCGGGCGCCTCCGCCAGCGCCACGTCCAGCCCCCGCGCGTGCAGCCGCCGCGACAGCTCCAGGTCCTCGCCAATGTGGTCCGCCAGGCCGCGCAGCTCCTGAACCGCCACGGGCGACAGCCCCAGCGCCTTGCCACACACCGCCTTGGCCCCGGCGCTCATCGCATGCAGGGCGCGGAAGCTGTGGTGGGTGTGGCGCAGGAGCCCCGC is part of the Stigmatella aurantiaca genome and encodes:
- a CDS encoding 2OG-Fe(II) oxygenase, which encodes MTDFIEIHDGVLDPKLCQDIIDRFNRSSHVQRGRIGHGVDTTKKDSYDLCMNLTPEWEDLVRVLMDRTFPPLRSYLRKYLYTLIGAVSPAVMDPKTGKRVALTEENFAALGDPLLDQLVGYFYRYGYLNVQKYIRGSGGYPHWHSEVYPKDASCDPLHRVLAFQYYLNDVSQGGETEFYYQQRKVESKAGRLLIFPAGFTHTHRGNVPESGDKYIITSWVLFQRAETMYGNNPPT
- a CDS encoding tetratricopeptide repeat protein, yielding MRRFLALLATLACTGGCSCQDKPRPPPAPPVATAPAPALSAPALPTAPPIPPEAMALHMQGRARGQEGQFPEALQFFQQAQAAAPDWLIPLYDTGYTYVLMGDTAQALATFEQLDARAPRGFSESKKFLDSLRREKAGTVPPGTLRDFLALRQLRDPKQAHQKLVALTQRAPQFVPAWQELAMAEENIAKARTLVEKTLALKPDEETRGLLLVHQATLLRREGQEEEGQRRLRALAEDPQLPPSVTGLAKDLQHTLPERPPAAPAP
- a CDS encoding S8 family peptidase, coding for MKTVRNTLFLGTALALAACGGELNDAEMMDGSDISQTEAPLMLAPAGTAIPGSYIVVTKQEGGLRRASLASRIQARHNYSVINGFAADLTAEQLAEVRKDANVLFVEEDAVVKLEVTQSPATWGIDRIDQVSLPLSNSYTYTTTASNVTAYVIDTGIQINHSQFGGRAAVGYDAIGDGQNGNDCQGHGTHVAGTIGSATYGVAKGVKLRAVRVLNCSGSGSNSGVIAGINWVTTNHVKPAVANMSLGGSASSAVNTAVTNLSNAGVFVAVAAGNSNANASGFSPASAPAVTTVGASTKTDARASYSNYGSLIDIFAPGTDITSTWINSGTNTISGTSMASPHVAGVGALYKGTYGDASSATVDSWIKTNASIGKITGAPSGTTTNLLNKKAL
- a CDS encoding MerR family transcriptional regulator, translated to MAERTYRIHTAAELSGVSAELIRAWERRYGVPRPQRTPAGYRVYTGQDVALLRRMKQLTAEGMSIREAAAWASREAAQGPEVPPLLDPGEGPRPEAWRQAVLAAAERYDQVAVSQVLDEVLAALPPLKAFDEVLAPLQRAVGDRWHAGTLTVAQEHLVSQVVRARLVSLLHAAPQNAGHRHAVLGCFPDEEHEVGLLGTALRLRHAGLRVSLLGPRVPVKELGLMVAQLRPHLVGLSAVADPGAAAFEQTLGALMAALPPGVSVWVGGPAALRHASLCERHGARVFRPGDDWAALWT
- a CDS encoding MerR family transcriptional regulator; protein product: MSLLRIRTIARLTGIREATLRAWERRYGFPRPHRSENNYRAYTREEVENIRRVARFIEEGLSVSEAISQVKALPVRELPPEGTLSERFWAATKRMDTDEALRVLDEGQAAMDVDTYCEGLLLPLLREMGERVDIAREHLASALIRQRLSALLAAEGSRQEGPRAVLACPARDHHEGGLLALGLFLKRRGWRVTVLGADTPAEALHSACAQVAPDLVALSFVRRREPEEMVQVLREAVQACAPVLVVAGGPGAREHLKAIFSCGAQYAETASELMALWQQARGAPNGT
- a CDS encoding lysophospholipid acyltransferase family protein encodes the protein MIHARKGGPLGWALDRYVGWKFRSMFRGLWVRGTLPAGPEARLVYMNHSNWWDGFVLHQLGQVAGWDAYCLMEEKNLRRYRFLARIGAFSIRPGEAASAMESLRYARELMRKPRAVIGVFPEGEHRPFGVLPLRLERGVELLARAGRVECLPVAFRYAFFEHERPEVLVEVGPPHGPGPLSLFQSSLEAVVRRVASAVSPEGFTLKVSGGSGVAERWDTVRGMRA
- a CDS encoding lycopene cyclase domain-containing protein encodes the protein MMEGRWAYLIHLLGWGLPVILMQLGVLFFHYRERSWAVLRAVLPPAFIIGVYLSVADHLAIAAGIWNFGEGKHLGVYVGMVPLEEVLFFLMTSVLVSLGLSLFTALVNRREARVP
- a CDS encoding lycopene cyclase domain-containing protein; translation: MTYARFLGVFVVLPILFLVVRYRKTFTARSLAPMGLLLIVVYAATSPWDNLAVKWGLWGFDPERIWGIKLGYLPLEEYLFFGLQTLLVGLWARARLMRVLAREPQPRAASPSGAERAEAPVASTQAGTALKPREVAP
- a CDS encoding glycosyltransferase, with amino-acid sequence MSAAVLVGLAWAVLATGFSAVALSRLLRMKRGTGVATRVPVLLLRPVDEPTPRELENLARPVDYAGPLEQVVVSPYRPRLAPGVRWLPSDPTAPNRKVGHLLYALAVLEVGERVVVAVDADVAVTGALVEGLAGPVAAGAALSTAAPTPVGVSGAVGWAVAGLLRHTHHSFRALHAMSAGAKAVCGKALGLSPVAVQELRGLADHIGEDLELSRRLHARGLDVALAEAPALVPMAPLVSWRPAVERFTRWMQVLASHRPGLYPTVPLLFTPTLPLAVLSAVLGSGVLAAATGVLVGVRTLLSWRLAVLTAPPEGSEAEAAPAGAGVVLGAWVLGEALLLVAFMRSLGQARVTWRGRTYALRRGGRMAPVWPELSGGQG